The genomic window TGCCCGGCAACCGTGTCTGTAACAGATAGTTTATTAAACGCTTCAACCATGTCACCATTTGTAATAACGACCGGTGTAATGGTACTTGCTGCTTTTTCACGAATAAGGTCTAAATCAAATGTAACTAACGTATCGCCCGCTTTTACCTTGTCTCCTGCTTTCACATGAGCAGTAAAGCCCTCTCCGTTCATAGAAACTGTTTCTAAACCAATATGAATGAGAATTTCAAGACCCGTTTTTCCTTTGATCCCAACAGCATGTTTTGTTGGAAAAACTTGAACAACTTCGCCATCTACCGGTGCAACTGCTTTCCCTTCAGTAGGATCAATCGCAATACCATCACCCATCATTTTTTTCGAAAAAGTTGGGTCCGGTACTTCCTCAATCGCAACCATCTTTCCTGTTGCTATCGCCTTAATTGATTCTTCCGTTGGTTTTGATTCTTTCCCGAATAATTTTTTAAGCATATTAAACCCCTCCTAAAATCGCTTTCATTTGTTATTTTTAAATCATCCAACGCAATATGTATATACAAGTGTAAGATATATTTTAACTTGTATATACAAGTTAGACAACTAAAATTTCTTTAAAAAAGTATGAATTAAATTTCTTCCAATTTATATTTTGTATTCGTGATGTCATTTATCCATATTTTCAAAAGGTTTTCCTACGAAAAGCAGTACCCCTTTATAGCTTTTTTAAACACACATGTGTTGTGAGTGTAATGACGGGAAACATACCACCGAAATCGTCTTGAGATGAAATTATTTACATCGGCCCGCAGGAAGGGTCTCCCTCCGGAGGGGGGCAGCTTAAGGCCTAGAGGAGCTAGGCGCTGAAGCTAGACACAAATCTAGGTAAAAAAACTTATACTTTCCTATCCATAAAAAAACGAGCACTATCTTATTCAGATAGTACTCTTCCTTGTCTACGGATTTGTTGACCATAAACCTGCTGATTTTATAAATATCCGTGGGTGTAGCTTTAACTGTGCAATCATGAATTCAGCTAAATCCTCCGGCTGCATAACTTTTTCAGGATTGCCATCTGTTAACTTGTTTTCTACAGCTAAGTCAGTGGCAACCGTACTCGGCGTTAAAGCAGTGACTCGGATATTATGTTTTCGAACTTCCATCGCTAAGGATTCTGTTAAACCTAGTAAACCAAATTTCGAAGCACTATAAGCACTCGTCACTGGTGCACCCTTTTGTCCAGCTGTTGATGAAACATTGATAATGTCACCTGATTTCATAGCAATCATATCTGGCAGTACCGCTCTCGTAACATAATAAGCACCTAGCAAATTAACTTGAATGATTTGTTCCCACTCATTCGGGTCTAATTCTAGGAAGCCTCCAAACTTAGCAATCCCCGCATTATTGATGAGAATATCACAGGCACCTAGTTCTTGCTTTAACATGCCTGTTGCATGATCCACTTCTTCACGACTTGCGATATCGGCTGTTGCAACAGCAATTTTGACTCCTTTTTCCTTAAGTTCATCAGCAACATTTTGCAAGTGTTCTTTCGTTCTTCCTAATAACCCTACATTGACACCTTCATTAGCCAATGCAATCGCAACAGCTTTTCCTATACCTCTACCTGCACCTGTTATGAAGGCTGTCTTACCTTGTATATTTTCCATATGTATCACCTCAACTTAGAGTATAATTAACAGTGCATACACAAGCAAATTTGTAAACCGGCCCTTTATTTTAGATTATATAAAATTTTCAAACAATATATTGACATAGCATTATATTGCTGGTATTTTTATATTCATAATTAAAAATCTACGACGAGACAAAGTACGTATTGATATTGATCTAAAGAGAACCGATATATGCTGAGAGTCGGTGTTCAAAGCAATACAGAAAAATCACCTCTGAGATGTTGTGCTGAAATAGTAGTAAGTGCTTACCGGCCTGTCCTCCGTTACAAGGAACGCGTATTAATGTACGCTGCTAAGTGCTATAGGTGTCTATAGAATTAGGGTGGTATCACGAGTGTAACTCGTCCCTTCGATTAGGGACGAGTTTTTTATTTTTTAAACAGATAGAAGGAGAGTATTATGATGAAAAAGAACGATGTATTATTAATTGGACTTATGTTATTTTCAATGTTTTTTGGGGCAGGTAACTTAATGTTTCCACCGTTTTTAGGAGCTGAAGCCGGTAGTTCCTTTTGGATAGCAATGGCTGGCTTCATTGCAACAGGGGTAGGCCTTCCCGTTATTGTTCTAGCAGCTATTTCCCTTGTGAGAGGGGGAGCAGAAGCACTTGCAGATCGTGTTCATCCATTATTTAGTACCGTATTTATTGCTATTGTTTATTTATCTATCGGCCCGTTTCTTGCGATTCCGCGTAACGCAACAGTTGCATTTGAAATGAGCTTAAAACCGTTTATGAATAGTAGTAGCACGCTATCATTGCTGCTGTTTTCACTCGTATTTTTTGGTCTTGTATATGTTGTCAGCTTAAACGAATCTAAAATGATGGATTATATGGGGCGCTGGATTACACCGGCTTTATTATTATCTATTTTAGTTTTAAGTGTAGTAGCATTCATTCGTTTAAATAGTGGGTTCGCGGCACCTGTTGAGCGCATGCAAGAGGGGGCATTCTTTAAAGGGTTCCTAGATGGCTATGCGACGATGGATGCTCTTGCTTCTTTAGCTTTCGGTATTGTTATCATTAGCGCATTAAAACAGAAAGGAATATCTGATCGAAAATCTGTGTTTCGGTACACGTTATCAATCGGTCTTATTGCTGGTGCCGCACTTGCTTTCGTATATATCGTGCTAGGTGTCATGGGTGCTAAAATGGTAGCCTTCGGCAGTTACACAAACGGGACGGAAATTTTATCTGCTTCAGCCTCTCTGTTATTCGGTTCGGCTGGTAGCATCTTGCTTGGCATTATATTTACTTTAGCATGCTTCACTACGTGTGTCGGATTAACAACAGCATGTGGGCAATATTTTTCAAAGGTTTGGCCTCGTGTTAGCTATAAAACCGTCGTTGTTGTTGTAACTCTAGTTAGTTTAGGACTTGCTAACTTAGGATTGAACCAAATACTAACTGTATCAGTGCCGTTCTTAGTAATGGCATACCCATTAACGATTGTTCTAGTTGTTTTGGCTTTCCTACATCCATTATTTAAAGGCTCTCATTCTGTATATGTGGGTGCGATGACTATGACAGGCTTAGTCGCCCTATACGAAGGAATTAAGGCCACGGGGCTTTCTTTTGGAGTGGTAGATGAAATGATGAATCTTTTGCCATTTGCTAGCTATAGTCTAGGCTGGATACTTCCTGCCATTGTTGGTGGCATAACCGGTTATCTCATGACAAGTAAGCAACGTATTAATACACCAAGGCAAAAGGCTGCCTAACATATATTAAGCCCGTAGAGCATGTCTACGGGCTTAGTATATGTTAGACTTCAATGTTGATTTTCGCTCCACTGCACTCGCTTCCGCGGACGGTTCGGAAACCTCCGACGCACAGGACATCTGGCTAGTGCCGACAATGCGCCAGAACGGAAACCTGCAGGTGGCTGGTCATGCGAGCGTTGCGACAGGACGTGGCGCTCTGAGTCTTTTTGTCTTCTATCATGTGCTTCGCTACTATTAAAAGTATTTAAAAATCAACAGCTATCTTTGACAAAGCCAAAATTATAAAAATGTTCCCCAAAATACAAAAAGTAAAGCAGCAAGTCCCATAAAAAATACTCCTACACAAGCTAAACCTAAAGGACTTCCCCAACGGATTTCTTTCATACTTTCCATCTCCTTATTATTTAGTTATTATTTCAGCCAACCTTTTTTCTTAGCAATACTAATTGCCTCAACACGATTGGTAGCATTGAGCTTACGTAATATTTCCGACATGTAATTACGAACAGTGCCGTTTGATAAAAATAACATGCTTGCAATTTCCTTTGATGTCTTTCCTTCAGCAGCGCTCTTTAACACATCTAACTCTCGCTCTGTAAGTGGGTTGGTTTCCTGCCATACTGACAAGGACAGCTCAGGACTTATGATACGTTTCCCCTCTATTATCTTACGAATATATTGTGCGAGCTCACTACTAGGACTGTCTTTTAACAAATACCCATGAACACCCGCTTGTATCGCTCTTTGAAAATATCCTGGTCTTGCAAAGGTTGTCAGAATGATAATCTTACATGCTTGCCCTTCTTGTTTAACTTTCTCCGCTACATCTAATCCCGTCATGATTGGCATTTCTATATCCATGACACAAATATCTGGATTATGCTTTGTAATCAACTCATATGCTTCTTCTCCATTAGCAGCTTCTCCCACAATGATAAAATCATCTTCTAAGCTTAACAAAGCACCAAGTGCTCCTCTTAACATGCCTTGGTCTTCTGCTAAAACAATTGATATCATCTAGATTGTCTCTCCTTACGCACTCCCTATTAAAGCGTCATTCTCTTTTAGCTTAGGGACCGAAATAACAATTGATATACCCCCAGATGGATTTTCATGATACTCCCACTTACCTGAGATTAACTGTAGTCTTTCCTGCATCCCTATTATGCCATTTCCCTTTTTAGACATGACCTTCATACCAATTCCATTATCAGTTACTTTTAATATAAGAATGCCTTGCCCTTCTTGAAATGTGATCGTACAAGATGTAGCTTGACTATGCTTTACAATATTTGTGACACTTTCCTTTAAGCACATGGCAATGATACTCTCATGTAATTTATTAGCTGTAAAAACCTTTGCTTCTCCTATTACCCTTACTTTTATATTCGCCGATTGTAATAGAGATTCAATGTCCTCTATCTCATCCATTAATTTAACAACCTTCATATCCGCAACAATTTCTCTAACTTGTTTTAATGTGGAGCGAGATGTATGTGCAATATCTTTTGCCTCCTGAATAGCTCTATCAGGGTCTTTACGTACAAGCTTCTCAACTAATTCACTTTTTAAAGTGATAAGCGATAGTGTTTGACCAAGCGTGTCATGGAGGTCTCTGGCGATTCTTTGGCGTTCCTCGCGTTTAATGAGCTCTTTTATTTGTTGATTTGCAACACTAAGCTGTTCCTGCATATCTTGATATTTTACTTGCGCGCTCATAACAAATGGTAAGCACATCATAATGATATATGGTGCAATGATCGAAAAGAATAACCCTGAGAACATTTCAACATCGTTTAACCATACTGTAATTGTAATAAGTAACGTGATGGAAGCCGCGAATCCCATCTTTTGATTTTTACCTTCAATAAATGCTACTAAATTAGCAGGGTAAAATCCCATATAAAAAAAGTAAGGTGAATAGATTAGTGTAAATGCATAAATAATAGCTAGTTCAAGATACATATGAATGGCATTGTACTTTGGGCGCCAAAAACTATCTCGGTAAATAACTAGAAATAGAAGCATCATGATATAACCTAATACTTCCTTCAACAATGATTCACTTGCTAGCATGTATATAGGATAGGATAAATATATAAGCCAGATTAATGGCATATATTGATATTTTTCCGGAAAAAGTCTAAATGATTTCACGCTTCTTGAACAGTCCTTTTCTTGGAGATGATAATGGCCACCCCCGCAAATATAATAAAGTAAGAGCTTAATAGCAAAATATCCGTTACATTCAAGCCTCTACCAGCTATAATGTTCCATGCTCCTTCACCATATCGATTTGTAGGCATCCACTCACCAATTGTTTGCATAAGTTTCGGCATGGCATCAAGTGGCATCCATAACCCTCCGAGCAGAGCCAATCCTAAGTGAGAGATGTTCGCAAATATAGATGCTGTATCCACTGTTTTAAATTGTCCTACTACCATACCGAGCGCTAAGAAAGGGAGTACGCCAATCCAAATCCATAGACCACTGTATATCCATTGAGAGGTAGCTAAATCAACATCATTTAACAAGCTCCCTGCTAAAAACATGACGATAATAATAACAGCATTGATAATGGATTGTGTAAATAGCTTAGCTGCATAGTAAATCCAGGTTGGAAGAGGCGTCACCTTCATTTGCTTAATCCAGCCTTGAGAACCTTCCTGTGCCAAGCCTATGCCAAACGTACTAATCGCCGCGCCAACAAGACCAAAAATCGTCATTGACATTAAATAATAGGCATTCCACGCGACACCATCCACTTGCTGAGTATTGCCGACTGTATTGGAAAAAATAAAATAAAAGGCAACAGGCATAATAACAGAAAATACTAAGAAAAAAGGATTACGTAACGTTCGCACGAGCTCTAATTTGCACTGTGATAATAATATATTCATGATACACCCTCCGATTCCTTCTAATTAATAGGTATTTTTCTTTTCTTTTACAATTGTTTCAAATGCATCTTCTAATCTTCCGCGAGAAATTTCTATATCTGATACATCCAAGTTAGCCTTTACGATATGTTTAAGAACATCATCTGTTTCAACTGTGTTTATACATACTTTATTTTCCGACCAAGTTACACCCTCCACACCAGGTATGACTAATAACGCGTCCTGGTTTAAACGAAATCATTTTTCTTGTAAAAGTTTTTTTGATTTCTTGCGGAGAGCCATCAGCGGTGATTGACCCATTTGTCATGACTAATATTCTATCAGCAGTTTGGTCAGCTTCTTCTAAATAATGCGTGGTAAGAATCACTGTCTTACCTTCTCGCGCCAATGAGTGAATGGTCTGCCAAAATTGCTTACGAGCCTCCACATCCATTCCAACTGTAGGTTCATCAAGAAACAGCAAATCAGGATTCCCTACAACCGCCAAAGCAAAATTCAACCTTCGCCTTTGCCCCCCTGAAAGCTTTGTAGCCATCACATTCGCTTGCTGTTCTAGCCCGGCCAACTGCAGTAGTTTGTGTGTTGATATTGGATTTTTATAATAACTTCGAAACACTTCGATTAATTCTTTAACCTTTACGTTATGAATAATCGCATTCTCTTGAAGTAACGCACCCACTCTATTTTTCACCTGCCTACTAGTAAGACTATCACCAAGTATTTTGATAGTTCCTTCTGTAGGCTGAATCAATCCAAGTAACATGGAAATTGTTGTAGTCTTTCCGGCACCGTTAGGGCCGAGGATGGCAGTTACTTGCCCCTCTTGTATGTCCATCGTAAGGTTGTTTACAGCTATATTGTTTTTAAAAATTTTTGTTACACCTTCACATGATATGGCTGTCATTTTTCTTATTCTCCCTTCGCCGCTTTGTTTATAGTTACATTTTACGTCGTTGGAGATTGCCGCGTTAGTTAGTGATGTCATGAGTTTGAGATGACTTTTGTCATGAATGTCAGTTGGGAAGTAACTAGGAGGAAGGGGACGCTTGAAGGAGTAGAGAGGATTTATTAAATGAA from Bacillus sp. HMF5848 includes these protein-coding regions:
- the brnQ gene encoding branched-chain amino acid transport system II carrier protein translates to MKKNDVLLIGLMLFSMFFGAGNLMFPPFLGAEAGSSFWIAMAGFIATGVGLPVIVLAAISLVRGGAEALADRVHPLFSTVFIAIVYLSIGPFLAIPRNATVAFEMSLKPFMNSSSTLSLLLFSLVFFGLVYVVSLNESKMMDYMGRWITPALLLSILVLSVVAFIRLNSGFAAPVERMQEGAFFKGFLDGYATMDALASLAFGIVIISALKQKGISDRKSVFRYTLSIGLIAGAALAFVYIVLGVMGAKMVAFGSYTNGTEILSASASLLFGSAGSILLGIIFTLACFTTCVGLTTACGQYFSKVWPRVSYKTVVVVVTLVSLGLANLGLNQILTVSVPFLVMAYPLTIVLVVLAFLHPLFKGSHSVYVGAMTMTGLVALYEGIKATGLSFGVVDEMMNLLPFASYSLGWILPAIVGGITGYLMTSKQRINTPRQKAA
- a CDS encoding sensor histidine kinase — encoded protein: MKSFRLFPEKYQYMPLIWLIYLSYPIYMLASESLLKEVLGYIMMLLFLVIYRDSFWRPKYNAIHMYLELAIIYAFTLIYSPYFFYMGFYPANLVAFIEGKNQKMGFAASITLLITITVWLNDVEMFSGLFFSIIAPYIIMMCLPFVMSAQVKYQDMQEQLSVANQQIKELIKREERQRIARDLHDTLGQTLSLITLKSELVEKLVRKDPDRAIQEAKDIAHTSRSTLKQVREIVADMKVVKLMDEIEDIESLLQSANIKVRVIGEAKVFTANKLHESIIAMCLKESVTNIVKHSQATSCTITFQEGQGILILKVTDNGIGMKVMSKKGNGIIGMQERLQLISGKWEYHENPSGGISIVISVPKLKENDALIGSA
- a CDS encoding PTS glucose transporter subunit IIA; the protein is MLKKLFGKESKPTEESIKAIATGKMVAIEEVPDPTFSKKMMGDGIAIDPTEGKAVAPVDGEVVQVFPTKHAVGIKGKTGLEILIHIGLETVSMNGEGFTAHVKAGDKVKAGDTLVTFDLDLIREKAASTITPVVITNGDMVEAFNKLSVTDTVAGQTEVIHVTTK
- a CDS encoding ABC transporter permease, producing the protein MNILLSQCKLELVRTLRNPFFLVFSVIMPVAFYFIFSNTVGNTQQVDGVAWNAYYLMSMTIFGLVGAAISTFGIGLAQEGSQGWIKQMKVTPLPTWIYYAAKLFTQSIINAVIIIVMFLAGSLLNDVDLATSQWIYSGLWIWIGVLPFLALGMVVGQFKTVDTASIFANISHLGLALLGGLWMPLDAMPKLMQTIGEWMPTNRYGEGAWNIIAGRGLNVTDILLLSSYFIIFAGVAIIISKKRTVQEA
- a CDS encoding response regulator transcription factor yields the protein MISIVLAEDQGMLRGALGALLSLEDDFIIVGEAANGEEAYELITKHNPDICVMDIEMPIMTGLDVAEKVKQEGQACKIIILTTFARPGYFQRAIQAGVHGYLLKDSPSSELAQYIRKIIEGKRIISPELSLSVWQETNPLTERELDVLKSAAEGKTSKEIASMLFLSNGTVRNYMSEILRKLNATNRVEAISIAKKKGWLK
- a CDS encoding 3-ketoacyl-ACP reductase, whose translation is MENIQGKTAFITGAGRGIGKAVAIALANEGVNVGLLGRTKEHLQNVADELKEKGVKIAVATADIASREEVDHATGMLKQELGACDILINNAGIAKFGGFLELDPNEWEQIIQVNLLGAYYVTRAVLPDMIAMKSGDIINVSSTAGQKGAPVTSAYSASKFGLLGLTESLAMEVRKHNIRVTALTPSTVATDLAVENKLTDGNPEKVMQPEDLAEFMIAQLKLHPRIFIKSAGLWSTNP